A stretch of DNA from Besnoitia besnoiti strain Bb-Ger1 chromosome II, whole genome shotgun sequence:
TCCGTCTCCAACAGTGCATATCTGCGACGATCCCACGACTACCCCACCTACAAGTCGTACTTCTGAACTAAAACAAGTGCTAACACTCAACGAAAATGAAGAAAATATTTCCTTTATGTGCACCTCATCGCAAGGCAAAACAGCGGACCTGTTGCCGGACGCACAAGGCGAGCATATCTTCGATAATGAATCGTGCACCCATACGCTCAAATTGCAAGACTTGTTTCCTAACGCCACCCTGAAGACACCACAGCCGCATCCAAAACCGGGTAGCACTGAGCCAGTCTACACACTCAATGTGCCATTACAGAACCGCACGAGCCGTGACATTTGGTACAAGTGCGTCATCAAAGACAAAGGGATCGAGCACGACGGTGGCAGATCTCTCGATCTACAAAAGCAGGGCAAGGAATGCAAAATCAAGATCACTGTCCGAGCGACACCGAATCAAGAGCAGACAAGACCTGAACAAGAAATCCCGCAGAACGGCGACCAGACAGGACCGAAAGTCACAGAGTGTCCGGCCGATTCCGTTACGGCACGTGTAGCCCCGGGCACTCCATTCAAGTTCAAATGTGGGGGTGGAATGGTGTTGAAGCCAGAATCCGCCAATGAAGTCTTCGACGACACAGACGGGCACTGCAAGAAGTCGGTTGCTTTGACAAGTCTCGTCCCGGGGGCTTCTCTGGAGCGTCCGGACGCAGGCAAACTTGAGAGTGTCTACACGCTTAGTTATACAGCAGCCCCGGAGAACGACACCGCCCTCTGCTACAGGTGTGTGAAGCCGACCAATT
This window harbors:
- a CDS encoding hypothetical protein (encoded by transcript BESB_033750), which gives rise to MWYARLAFAAFLAFALLGIVSAHDDVSGAVPDPSPTVHICDDPTTTPPTSRTSELKQVLTLNENEENISFMCTSSQGKTADLLPDAQGEHIFDNESCTHTLKLQDLFPNATLKTPQPHPKPGSTEPVYTLNVPLQNRTSRDIWYKCVIKDKGIEHDGGRSLDLQKQGKECKIKITVRATPNQEQTRPEQEIPQNGDQTGPKVTECPADSVTARVAPGTPFKFKCGGGMVLKPESANEVFDDTDGHCKKSVALTSLVPGASLERPDAGKLESVYTLSYTAAPENDTALCYRCVKPTNSSHGTRLRSTDNETKEEQCLLKLSIRGSSGALPSAALMSEAAALALGGTVLAVAYEY